From the genome of Haladaptatus caseinilyticus:
TGTGTGGAACGAGCGTCTGATAGTACGCCTCGGCCATCTCTGCGATCTTTTTCGTTTCGGCGATACCTCCAGTTTTCGGAACGTCGGGAGCGAGGAAGCTCGCGCCCTGCTGGGAGATCAATTCTCTGAACCCATGGCGACCGTACAGGTTTTCACCCGTCAATATCGGCACGTCGACCTGCTCTGCGACTGCGGTCGTCGCGTCGGCATTTTCGGGTGGGAGTGGGTCTTCGACCCAGGCAAGACCGTACCCTTCGATCGCTCGACAGAGACGGGTTGCTGTCTCCGGACTGAAGTTCCAGTGCAGGTCGACGGCGACTTCGGCGTCGTAGCCGATTTCGTCGGTTACCGCTTCCACGATTTGTTGTTTGTGTTCGATTTCTGGACCGTCGAAGTGTCGGGATTTCCTATTGATACGGCGGCCTGACGGAACGTCGAGATCGAATTTGACGATATCGAACCCGTCGTCGACAGTTGCACGAGCGGCACGGGCATATGCCGCTGGTTCGTACGTTTCAGCGGATTGGCCCTCCTGTGCAGAGGAGACCATTGCTTCTCCTGCGTGGCAGTCAGCGTAAACCTGCACTGACTCACGCATCTTCCCACCGAGGAGTTGGTACACCGGTTGCTCGAGAATCTTGCCTGCAAGATCCCAAAGGGCAATCTCCACACCACTAATGGCGATAGTACCGATTCCCCATTGCGAACCACGACCTGAGAGGCTTTCTCGCATCAGGTGGTACAACCGTTCGACGTCGAGCGGATTTTCACCCTCGAGGACCGGCATAAGATAGTCAGTAATCACCTCGTGTACACCAGGAGACGGATAGCACTCACCGATTCCGGTGGTCCCGTCCTCGGCTTCGATAGTCACGATGGTCCACGGGAAGTTCCCGTCGACGACGACGGTATTGAGGGTAGAGATCGTTGGTAAGTCGGTCGTCCGAGTGGGCGTCTCGTCGAAATCGGCCCACATCGTTACGGCAAGTTCAGTGGCGAAGTCTTCGTACATGATCAGTGTGCGTGTGTAGATTCAAGTTCGGTTTGCTGGTACGTTTTGAAGAGGTCAATGATGACTCGAAGGTCGTCACGAGCCTCATCGAAGGGTGTTCGAACGGAGTTATCGCTCCGTACGCACTCTAGGAAGTGTTCGAGTTCTCGCTTGAATGGTTCATCGTATGAGGGAGTATGCGCCGTGTCTTCTAGATCCTTCACACCACGTTTTAGACGGAGATCTGTGGGCGTATTCCGGATGAATGGGTTCGAGAAATCAAGTTTCAACATCTCCTCTGGACCGTCGACGCGGATGAACTGTTCGAACCACTTCCGGTCCGAATCACCCGTTTCGAGGACACAACGAACGTCGTTCTCGTATTCGAGGTGTGCGGTTGCGTATCGCCCGTCGGAGAAGACATCGACGTGTGAAACATTTGTGACTTTCCCGAACAGCCCTCGAAGCGCGTTGATGTCGTGACAGACATGGTCAAGCTGGAAATCATACGCGTTGATGAGCTCGTCGTCGTCAGTGTCAATAGCCCGTGCAATCTGGTTTCGACGCTCAGTCGCACTTTCCTCAACGAATCCGTTGGAGAGATCTGCATCGACTATATTGTACACCTCGCGAATAATCCGGCCGTGATCTGGATCCACATCGTACGACGTGACAACATCGACGTTATCGAACGCTTTGAGGTGTTCGTGAGCCTGTTCGTATGCAGGGTCGAACCGTTTCATATATGCGACCATCGAGACTGCGTCGGATGCATTCGCAGTTTCAATCATCCGGTTTGCATCCTCGAGAGTCACCGCAAGCGGCTTCTCGACGAGTGTGTGTATGTCTGCGTTAAGTGTTTTTACGACTACATCTGCGTGCGTATGTGCCGGCGTGAGTACGATAGCTGCGTCTATCTGATCACTGGCGCTCGTAAGCAATTCATCGACTGTCTGGTAGCGGTGTGGGACGTTGTATCTCTCTCCCAGTTCCTCGACCCGATTTTCGGCGGGATCGACGAGGGCGTGAATCGATGCCTCGGGGAGTTCTGCCAGGTATGGGAGATGCATTACCTGGGCGATCGTTCCACAGCCTATAACTGCAAATTGCATCGTTTCGTTAGATGTTAACATTCCTTATTAATGCTTGGTATTCGATGGTTCACTTCAGCAATTTATCCCATGTATCTGTTAATTACCCGTATTTTTATATTCTATCACTAGCAACGAATGATAGAGTCAACGTATGAGTCACTGTCGCAGACAATCAGGTAACCAGAGGTCACGGTACCGGCGGAACACGAGTATCAACACGAGCACACCAAGTACGGTCCTCTTTCGTACAGCACAATGAGTGCCCTCAAATCTAAACTCGAAAATCGTACATATCCGATGGGAACTTGGCTCTCCATCGGTCACCCCCGAGTCGCAGAGGTTTCCGCGACGGACGAAACAGACTTCGTCCTCATCGATACCGAACATACAACGATCGGACTAGAGACTGTAGAAAACATGTCTCGGGCGATTGAGTCAGCCTCCTCGTCCACCGATACACTCGTTCGTGTCCCCTGGAACGACCCTGTTCGGATAAAACGTGTGCTAGATATCGGTGTCGATGGGATTATGGTCCCGATGATCGATACGGTTGCAGAAGCAAGGGACTTCGTCACTGCGATGCGGTATCCGCCAGACGGAATCCGCGGCATCGCATCTGGCCGTGCCGCTGACGAGGGTGAATCCTTCGAAGAGTATGTGAAGAACGCGAATGGCAATCATGTCACTATCGTTCAGATAGAAACCGAACAGGCCGTCGAAAATGCACCATCGATCGCAACCGTCGACGGTGTCGATGCACTCTTCGTCGGACCTGCCGACCTTTCCGCTGCGATCGGACGGTTCGGTCAGTGGGGCTCAGATGAATTCAACGAAATTCTCGAACGAGTGGTCAACGCCGCTCACGAGGCTGGCATTCCAATTGGAACACTCACCGTGAATGCCGAGCATGTGGACCTTCGAATTCAGCAGGGTTTTGATTTTTTGATCGTTGGAAAAGATACCGCCTCACTCACGAATGCGATTTCCGCGGCACGAGCGGAATACGATTCTGTCCTCTCAGAGAGGGCTACACAGTCGCAAGCAGCGAGTAAATTCGAAAGCTAATTTAATTCGTCCGTTGAAGTTCACACGGGTTCATACTGTAATTCGTTGTATAAAGGGGAAAGAACGAGTCTTTTCGAAATTGGTTGTGTCAGATCTCCCGTGGCCACTCTTGCTAACCAGATATACGAGCGGATGGTTACGATTCGTATTGTAATATATCGTTTTGTGAATCAACAACCGATGGATTCTACTCGTTCGGATCTCACGAACTATAGACGAGGCTGTCGGTGTGATTTTTCTCACGATAAAAGGTAGAGTGCGACCAAATTCAGGCATTATAGCTTACTACCTCTACTGATTAGATGCCGAAGAATTCTAGATAGAGGATCCACCCATGTATGATTCGATGGTAATCGATTCGGTATGTCCGAACGAATTTATACAGTTATCACAAAGTGGTTGCTATGTCAAAGAAACCCGAGCCACGAACCGTTCAAGCCGTTCAAACAGCACTGGACATCATCGATTATTTCCAGGAAACGGACCAGGCAGGAGTTACGGAGATCGCGAACGAGCTCGGTCATTCGAAAGGAACGATACACAGCCATCTCACGACACTCAAACAGAACGAGTATCTCGTCTCTAAAGGCGGTGAGTACAGTCTAAGTCTGCGATATATCGACCTTGGTGAAACAGTCAAAGACCGGCTCGGGATTTACAGCGTGATCAGGGACGAACTTGATGATCTTGCGGTCGAGAGTGGAGAACTCGCACAGTTCGCAACCGAAGAACACGGGAAGGCAGTCTACCTCTACAAAGCTCGCGGTGAGAACGCAGTCGAATCAGCATCGACCGTCGGGAGGCGCGAATATCTCCATTGCATCTCACTCGGCAAAGCGATACTCTCTCAGTTCTCCGACGAACAAGTTCACGAAATTCTCGACATGCACGGGATGCATGCGTACACGCAGAAAACCATAACAGATCGGGAGAATTTGTTTGAAGAGTTAGGAGCCATTCGGGAGCGTGGATACGCGATAGACAACGAAGAGAAAATTCGGGGATTGAAGTGTGTCTCTGCGCCAGTATTGGGATCTAGTGATGATGTACTAGGCGCAGTTAGTATTTCA
Proteins encoded in this window:
- a CDS encoding mandelate racemase/muconate lactonizing enzyme family protein, whose translation is MYEDFATELAVTMWADFDETPTRTTDLPTISTLNTVVVDGNFPWTIVTIEAEDGTTGIGECYPSPGVHEVITDYLMPVLEGENPLDVERLYHLMRESLSGRGSQWGIGTIAISGVEIALWDLAGKILEQPVYQLLGGKMRESVQVYADCHAGEAMVSSAQEGQSAETYEPAAYARAARATVDDGFDIVKFDLDVPSGRRINRKSRHFDGPEIEHKQQIVEAVTDEIGYDAEVAVDLHWNFSPETATRLCRAIEGYGLAWVEDPLPPENADATTAVAEQVDVPILTGENLYGRHGFRELISQQGASFLAPDVPKTGGIAETKKIAEMAEAYYQTLVPHNIGSPVATMATVHVGATVPNFHALEYHAREIEWWDDLAAQDEPLIKDGHIEVPDSPGLGIELDWDVVEQYEK
- a CDS encoding HpcH/HpaI aldolase family protein, yielding MGTWLSIGHPRVAEVSATDETDFVLIDTEHTTIGLETVENMSRAIESASSSTDTLVRVPWNDPVRIKRVLDIGVDGIMVPMIDTVAEARDFVTAMRYPPDGIRGIASGRAADEGESFEEYVKNANGNHVTIVQIETEQAVENAPSIATVDGVDALFVGPADLSAAIGRFGQWGSDEFNEILERVVNAAHEAGIPIGTLTVNAEHVDLRIQQGFDFLIVGKDTASLTNAISAARAEYDSVLSERATQSQAASKFES
- a CDS encoding IclR family transcriptional regulator — protein: MSKKPEPRTVQAVQTALDIIDYFQETDQAGVTEIANELGHSKGTIHSHLTTLKQNEYLVSKGGEYSLSLRYIDLGETVKDRLGIYSVIRDELDDLAVESGELAQFATEEHGKAVYLYKARGENAVESASTVGRREYLHCISLGKAILSQFSDEQVHEILDMHGMHAYTQKTITDRENLFEELGAIRERGYAIDNEEKIRGLKCVSAPVLGSSDDVLGAVSISAPSGRMTGERFEEELPQMVQRSANVIEINSKFS
- a CDS encoding Gfo/Idh/MocA family protein; this translates as MLTSNETMQFAVIGCGTIAQVMHLPYLAELPEASIHALVDPAENRVEELGERYNVPHRYQTVDELLTSASDQIDAAIVLTPAHTHADVVVKTLNADIHTLVEKPLAVTLEDANRMIETANASDAVSMVAYMKRFDPAYEQAHEHLKAFDNVDVVTSYDVDPDHGRIIREVYNIVDADLSNGFVEESATERRNQIARAIDTDDDELINAYDFQLDHVCHDINALRGLFGKVTNVSHVDVFSDGRYATAHLEYENDVRCVLETGDSDRKWFEQFIRVDGPEEMLKLDFSNPFIRNTPTDLRLKRGVKDLEDTAHTPSYDEPFKRELEHFLECVRSDNSVRTPFDEARDDLRVIIDLFKTYQQTELESTHAH